Below is a window of Lepisosteus oculatus isolate fLepOcu1 chromosome 8, fLepOcu1.hap2, whole genome shotgun sequence DNA.
atgtatatatccATTTGATATGATATTCTTGATTGATTGAAAACATCATAGTGGTACGGAGTTATTtgctgtgagaaaaaaaaaacccagcaggAATCTCACGGACACAGAGGAGAACTTCTAACGTGTCCGGCTCGGAAGCGATCCGCTGCAGCTGGCGCCGGTCCGGACGCAGGTACGGTCACGGGGAGTCAGCAGCCCGGCCGAACGGGcacctgcagcagcagcacctggcGGCTCTCGGTCGGGTGCGACTTGTTGATGTGCCTCGTCAGTCCTGGCGAGCTGAAGAAAGTCGAAGGGCAGTGTTTGCAGGAGAAGATCTGCTGCTCGCCCTGCGTGAGGTCCTGCCTGCCCAGGGGCCTGCTGCCTTTCCCTGGGCCCAGGAGAATCTCTCCCCGCACCGCATGCCACATCCTGTGCTTGTCCCTGATCTCCGCCGAGGGGAAATGGGCGCCGCAGAGGGGGCAGGGAAACGTGATCTGGCCGCTTTCCAGCGGGCTGTACGAGGACGACCTGACTGTTTCGTGCGCCGCTAGGTGCTTCCTCAGGTAAGCCTGCCTGCGGAACTTCTTGCTGCAGTAGCTGCACTCGAACACCTCCTCGGCGCCGCCGGGGCCGGGCAGGTAAGTGGCGGCGGTGGCCTCCGCAGCCTGGGCGCAAGCGACCACCCGGGAGCTCTCCACGCTCTGCAGGTGCTGGGCGAGGCACTTCCCCGCCGGGGCGAAGCACGGGTCGGCAGGCAGGGCGCTGCTGTCCTGAGGCGCCCGGtaccgctgctgctgctgctccgccGCCGCGGCCGCGTCTGTCGCAGGGCGCTGCTGAGCGGCGCACCCGGAGCTGTCCGGCGCCCGGGGGTGCTGATCGCTCTCCTTCCCCTCCGCGCGGGGCGTGTCGGCGGCGCTCTCGGCCGCCTTCCTGACGGGCTGGCTCTCCCCGCTGCCGGTGGGGCGCGGCTTGTGCCACCTGCGGTGGGACGCCAGGTTGGCCGGGCAGCTGAAGACCTTGTTGCACTCGGGGCAGCGGTACTCCACCCGGACTATCCGGGAGCACTTGTGCTGTGCGAGAGAGAAGGGGTCGGGGTACTCTTCCTTGCAGAGCTGGCAGATGAACTCGCCCAGGGGCTTCCCGCTCCCCGCGGGAGGCGCCGCTCTGGGCTCCGGGCTCTCTTTCTTGATCTTCAACCCAAGGACCGGCGAGGTGGTCACCTCGTCCTCGAAGTGGAGTTTTCTCATCGCCTTCGGCTTCTTCGCCGGAGGTTTCCCCCTGCGGTCCGCGCCGTGCGGGCAGGCCCGCTTCATGGAGGGGTGCAGAGGCGAGAACAGCCGCACAGGTGTTTCCATTTGGACCTCTGAAGGCGGGAAGTGGGAGTGCTGCATCAGGAGCCTTTCTATGGGGGACACCGGCGTGCTGCCGGGGAAGGACTCGGCCGACGCGGGTGAGTTCAGGCACCTCTCAAAAAACGATTTCCTCAGCTCCGCGCCTACGGGCTTCATCGGGCTGTAGGAGGCGTCGGCCCGGCCGGGAGAGCCGTGGTCGGGAGCGGCAAACTTGGGCTGGGGGGGGTCGGCTGCGATCACACTGTTCCCCGCCCTCTCCGCGCTCTCTGCCGGCCGTGTTTGCGCCCCCCCTGCGGGAGAAGGGGCTCCACTCTCCGGAGAGGCTGCGGACGCCGGCGCACCTGAGCCCAGGTTGGCAGGGGACACGGCGGCGTGCGCCTCCGCGGTCTGCGAGGGCTGGACCAGATGAGGCGGCTCTCGGTCCTCGCCGCGCACTCTGTAAGATGCCGGGCAAGTCCGTTTGCTCCTTTTCACTAAAAATCCCCTCGGCATGGTTTCAGCCCGCCTGGAGAAGAGCTGTGGGCGCGGGTCGGGGCTGTCGGAGCGCACGTGGAGAGCCGGCGCTGGTCTCTGCCGCCCCAGAGATCGGGGCTTGTTTTTTATCGTTGGTGCTGCCTTTTGTTTTTCGTGAAGTCACTATCGGTGTCAAAGCCCTGTCCAATCAGTAATCAGAAGGGGCTAGCTGGGCCCGAAGACGAGAGGGACCAGAACTGGGAGGAGCCTGCTGGATTAAGTATTCACGTCAATTCACAAGTAGACCTTAATCCGTAACGATGTTTATAACGTTTGTAACATGCCCCCGACAATTACATTCGGGCGAAAGTATTGTTTTTGTGACAAACGTGGCTATGTTTTCAACATAGCTCCTGAAAACACGAATCATGTTAGTGTAAATATTCATATTCCCTATTAGATCAGACACCAGCTGAAATAACTGCTGCTTAGGAAACGCATCTATACTATAGACTGAAAGTTGGGCTACTCGTTTTTCAGCTTTTATCAGTAACTCGAATTAAAACTCCCATTTTGTCAGTAACTGTTCCATTTCCTTCCAAACACTGTTTCGGATCGAAAGCAGTACAGTTAAGCAACGTCGTTGCAAGTACAAGATGTCAAGaagaagtttgtttttcttgtccGTGCCTGCGTTACACCGACGCGCCCCCCCTTCTTTGTAGCAGCTAGTATGGGCTCTATTTCAGAGGATAATAGTACGGAGAGGATAATACACAAAAGAGCCAGAAAGTTTTTACAATGATCACCTCGCCAGCATAAACGAAGTGGTCGTTAACCAGTCCTACCGATGTCTAATTCCGAATTGCTCGTGGGAGAACAGGACCGTGCAGGATTCACACGCCAGCACACGGCCGGTTCGCGGTAGTGTGGTGTCTGTGTTCACAGTTTCTCGCGAAACACACTCTCCTCGCAGGTGCCGCGGGGCAGTTCACCTTCCAGGAAAGGTGTCTGACGGAGGTCGAGACACCAAAGTGCTTAAATATCTGCGATTGAGGTAAGGGACTGCAAACATTGGAATAAGGAGCAAGAGCGATTTAATCGTCTCTTACAGGTTTAGACGGTGCAAATTTTACACAACATATCGGAATTGTTACACATCGAAATtgtagttctttttttctgaatgaatgGCACAAGTAAACTGTTTAAACATTTATTCTATGCATAAGCGTACCTGACGTTTTCAGAGTAGCCGTACTGAAGCTTAAACCCCACACATCGTGGCGAGTCAAGACTTACAATGAAGGTTGCTAAATTCTGTTTCTAatcacagaaatattttataatgtgcACATCACCGGTATTAATTGTCATATATATGTTTAAATTCGGAATCACAATGAAATACACCCGATGTTTTGAACAGAAGCATCAATTTGCAGTATTAACACAAATACAAGTAGCCTGCTCCATGTCTAAGCTTAATGAAAAGTTGcgttttaatttcaattaaataaatttcttttcttctatCATAATGCGAGtaaagagcaaaaaaaacatgttttctgtttaaataaattCTGTAAGAATTCTACTTTAATGCGAAGCCTATTGAAATCATTTCAACGCACAGGCTATTTTACTGACGGTCCTGTTCTGATGTGGAAAGTCCAGAGTCGGCTCACACGTCTGTCGCTGTCACGGCCTCGGATCGCCTTTCTGCCTGATTTAATTCACGAGCACGGCGAAGCGAGCTCTCCCGGAAAGAGTCTCTGCCACGTCACATTCCGTGGGAATCTGAGTATTCCCTAAACCGGGATAGCGGTGATGTGGTAACGGCATATAAGCATCGGAAATATGAAGTTACACGGCAATACGGACTGTGTCCAATGAGGACTCTCGACTGGGTATGAGTTTGCAGTGAAGGAGTTTTGCAGTTCAGTTTGTCATCGAATGCGATATCAGTTAGACCGTATCCGTCCTCAGAGTGCCCACCGGACAGCTTCTCGCACACCTCCAGACCCCTGCTTAATGTGGGACGACATATTGTATGATAGGAGCTTTTTTGTCACCTTTGTGGTTCTTACCAAACCCTAAAGGCAAAGTAAAAACGATTCCTCAGATCATTACTTTCattactttctttttctttttctttttctttttgtttttctgacatCCTTTGTCGgaatatcaaaagaaaaaattgGGCTAAACGCGAGGCAAAACAGATTTTTATCACCTAACCTAATGTGATTCGGTGTTTGGTGCTGTGCTCCAGAGTGCTCATAATTTTTAACCTTTCTCGGAATTTTGTGATAGTTATTATACGCATTTTCTGTGTACCAGATTAGTAATTATGATGCCGGGATTCTTTTGACGTGATTGATCTTACGGCATCCCGCATGATTGGACATTTGTAAGCAGGCTACCATCTTAATCTCTCCATTCGATGCACTTTACCTGATCTTTCATTAATGCCACCAGAATGCACACTGCACAGCCACTAATGAATGTTAGATGCATGATTAAGCAGTTTAATTCAAACTGCAACTCGACTTAATGTAATCTTCCTTTCAGACGTCCATTAGCAGAGCCCCTTCGTAGGCGCATTTAATTGGTGAGATCCTAACAGATACTCCATTAGTTATTTCATGTTTCTCCCTCACCCCTGCTTCTGGCTAGACGCGTGCGACCTCTTGGTGTCGGAACACAGCGCATTAACGTCGTGACTTCGGGAAGACGTGGCTTTATTGTGAGTAATAAAGCATCTGTCCGCACGACGAGCCTCGGACAGCAATACAcctctttgtgctgtttgtccCCTAATTCTTCACAAATGTgcgaaaaaaaattaaaatgaaaaaacaaacctaCACAAATAAGTTTATAATAGGAGTTGAGACTGTTAATTCAGTtattcttgttcttgttcttgttcttgttcttgttcttgttcttaTTCTTATATTCTTCGTGTAAACTATCACAATTTCAGTCTGAGGGCTAATCAGTTGTTATCCTGGGGATTCTTTCATTCGAGATGTAGCGCGTTTGCGCGGATGGACGGGTGGATTAATGACATAATCAAAGTGCTGTGGACTCTTCAAAATCGATTCCTGCCTGCGAGGCCTGCAGCCGCAATGAGGGTGAGAGCAGTGATTGGACTGGGGGCCTGAGCGCCACACAACTAATTTCCTGCGGATCGCTCCCATTCGGGCCCCGCGGCACAAAATGATGGGAACGACTTTATTTGCCTTTTCCCAAGTGAGGATCCTCCGCTATCTTCCCAGCAGAAGGGTGGTGGAGCTAACGCCGTTGAGAGGATGGAGCGTGGGACCACATCTGCAGGCAGCTTCCACCACTGATAACCCGCCAGCGGGACAGAGCGGGCCGGCGGCCTGCCACCTCCCCGCCGGGGCTGCGAGCGCCGATAAGAGATCAGAGCCGCACAGACAGCCTCATTCCTGCGGCCacagaatggccagtgtgtgtgtgtgtaggggggGTGACTGGAACATAAATTAACACAGATGCTGCCAGAGGATCAGCGGAGAGCGTTGTAGCTGGTGATTCGGGCTTTCTCTGAAATAGAGCATTGCCGCTTATTTGCAAACGAATTTGCGAAATTGAAAGCACAGGCCGTTGACAGTTAATATAATGTTGCCAGGACCTGTCCCGCCCTGAAGTTTATATTCGGGGAGGCGTGCATTCCAGACGGCGACCTTTGGACACTCCTGGACCTAATTGACACAGCAGAGATTGCCATGAGAGAGCAGCGCTGAGCTGGGAAGCAGATATTCAGCAAGCCATACCAGAATGAAGCAGACTGGTTGAAGGTGGCCCCTCCTGTGCGTGCCATTGCCCGTGCGCAAGGACGGCGGTACAGGAGCAGTTCAGATCGTCCAGGCCCGCAGAGTAAAGAGGCGTTTTAACCGTGCGGGCAAAACATCAGTACAACCGCACAGCTCCTCTAAAACTGGAGTTGTCCCATCTaaaatttcttcttctttctgaAAGAATATTCAAACTGATCGATTCTGTGAGCAGTAATCCGTATCCAAATCCACATTTCTTTTGGCTTTGCTAGATCTTCATTCATTGGTGTGAATGAAGATCTAGCCATGAAGATCTGGTACACTCCATCCTGTAAGAGACCTTCTGTTCACTGTG
It encodes the following:
- the LOC102689264 gene encoding insulinoma-associated protein 2 — protein: MPRGFLVKRSKRTCPASYRVRGEDREPPHLVQPSQTAEAHAAVSPANLGSGAPASAASPESGAPSPAGGAQTRPAESAERAGNSVIAADPPQPKFAAPDHGSPGRADASYSPMKPVGAELRKSFFERCLNSPASAESFPGSTPVSPIERLLMQHSHFPPSEVQMETPVRLFSPLHPSMKRACPHGADRRGKPPAKKPKAMRKLHFEDEVTTSPVLGLKIKKESPEPRAAPPAGSGKPLGEFICQLCKEEYPDPFSLAQHKCSRIVRVEYRCPECNKVFSCPANLASHRRWHKPRPTGSGESQPVRKAAESAADTPRAEGKESDQHPRAPDSSGCAAQQRPATDAAAAAEQQQQRYRAPQDSSALPADPCFAPAGKCLAQHLQSVESSRVVACAQAAEATAATYLPGPGGAEEVFECSYCSKKFRRQAYLRKHLAAHETVRSSSYSPLESGQITFPCPLCGAHFPSAEIRDKHRMWHAVRGEILLGPGKGSRPLGRQDLTQGEQQIFSCKHCPSTFFSSPGLTRHINKSHPTESRQVLLLQVPVRPGC